Proteins found in one Nostoc sp. NIES-3756 genomic segment:
- a CDS encoding nucleotidyltransferase family protein: MTNSYTRLQLILADSPVSEVLSAIAQLHLPNWWLAGGAVRNTVWRFLFSDNCTLFIKDFDIAFFDEAGNRDQELAAKAYLTNLFPHHQFDVKNQASFARWRPGRRTYTSTEDGIQDWLHTATAVGVRVDTQRQWEFFTPYGLDDLFIGIIRPTPAHINNPDAHSKAAGFLSKCPDLKLAD; this comes from the coding sequence ATGACTAACAGCTACACTCGCTTACAGCTAATTTTGGCAGATTCGCCTGTCAGTGAAGTATTATCTGCCATAGCTCAACTTCATCTACCTAATTGGTGGTTAGCAGGCGGTGCAGTACGCAACACGGTCTGGCGTTTTTTATTTAGCGACAACTGTACCTTATTCATCAAAGATTTTGATATAGCCTTTTTTGACGAAGCAGGAAACCGCGATCAAGAATTAGCAGCTAAGGCTTACCTGACAAACTTATTCCCCCATCACCAGTTTGATGTAAAAAATCAAGCCAGTTTTGCTAGGTGGCGACCAGGCCGCAGAACCTACACCAGCACTGAAGATGGGATACAAGATTGGCTACATACAGCCACAGCTGTAGGTGTGCGTGTAGATACTCAAAGACAATGGGAATTTTTTACACCTTATGGCTTAGATGATTTATTCATCGGCATTATTCGTCCCACACCAGCCCATATTAATAACCCAGATGCTCATAGTAAAGCAGCTGGGTTTCTATCAAAATGCCCTGATCTTAAATTAGCCGACTAA